A stretch of Imperialibacter roseus DNA encodes these proteins:
- a CDS encoding sugar phosphate isomerase/epimerase family protein, whose protein sequence is MDNSRRSFIKKSALAGTLAFAGSSLLSESLFAAKGKQLTGLQLYSVRDDMKKDPMATLKALADMGYKHVEHANYIDRKFYGWSAKEFKKILDDLGMKMPSGHTVMRSDHWDDSKKDFTDAWKYTIEDAATVGQMYVISPSMTQGQRKEYDQLMLLMERFNKSGELCKKSGMMFGYHNHDFEFNESLNGQLLYDIIMKNTDPKLVMQQLDIGNLYNGGATALEITKKWPGRFASMHVKDEILSKEGGEKYESCVLGKGIVPVKEVIDIGKKDGTIHFIIEQESYQGMAPLASMKEDLGIMKKWGY, encoded by the coding sequence ATGGATAACTCACGCAGATCCTTTATCAAAAAAAGTGCGCTGGCAGGCACTTTGGCCTTCGCCGGCAGTTCGTTGCTTTCCGAATCGCTTTTCGCCGCCAAAGGCAAGCAGCTCACGGGTCTTCAGCTCTACTCAGTGAGAGATGACATGAAGAAAGACCCGATGGCTACGCTGAAGGCGCTGGCTGACATGGGCTATAAGCACGTGGAGCATGCCAACTACATCGACCGCAAGTTTTATGGCTGGTCGGCCAAAGAGTTCAAGAAAATACTGGACGACCTGGGTATGAAAATGCCCAGCGGCCACACCGTGATGCGCAGCGACCACTGGGACGACAGTAAGAAAGATTTCACTGACGCCTGGAAGTATACCATAGAAGACGCAGCTACTGTTGGCCAGATGTATGTCATCAGCCCGTCGATGACGCAGGGCCAGCGCAAGGAATACGACCAGCTCATGCTGCTGATGGAGCGCTTCAATAAAAGTGGTGAGCTTTGCAAAAAGTCAGGGATGATGTTCGGTTACCACAACCACGACTTTGAGTTCAACGAGAGCCTGAACGGGCAGCTGCTTTATGACATCATCATGAAAAATACCGACCCCAAGCTGGTGATGCAGCAGCTCGACATCGGCAACCTGTACAATGGTGGTGCCACAGCGCTCGAGATCACCAAAAAGTGGCCGGGCCGATTTGCTTCTATGCACGTAAAGGACGAAATTCTGAGTAAGGAGGGCGGTGAGAAGTATGAAAGCTGTGTGCTTGGAAAGGGGATCGTACCGGTCAAAGAAGTCATTGACATCGGAAAGAAAGACGGCACTATCCATTTCATTATCGAGCAGGAAAGCTATCAGGGCATGGCTCCGCTCGCCAGCATGAAGGAAGACCTGGGGATCATGAAGAAGTGGGGATATTAA
- a CDS encoding M56 family metallopeptidase produces MNSFFIYLLEVSGASAILYFGFLILSKNTSVKFRRLYLLSCLLMSAAIPFSGLHLSSPLTVSFHEEPRASSFIATSSPVTSPVSTASMDEATEIATAALPVEQVSSVETGDILLFVYLIGVIFFLVRIGISMYGVYRLMKSAEKVDGEFSSFFIVDKEAFTGASFFQLIFIGKSLLNTSKESIIYRHEQVHATRWHSLDLLLSEVYTAVFWLNPIGWLIKSQIRLNTEYEADEAMMSHVDRKAYSHMLIDLSSTLYYERVSNFFSAKSVKRRIESLHTFREHKFYRGLVWTSLFYALAFLLIACVEPWEGSRSADPVKAMENIKTVTTRFTSHQSDTQDKDDRVIAVAYYHPDGTIDRVDQHMTYPYNYKNPFRREFWTEPDPINVPLVMDGLELGNAENNILYGNDWPVKYWDYVKNGHPKMKTHSEIFTYNVSVERGQFDLPVKIFTTETGLNEDAIANRHVFYNNKEAPLRLFKGYEEEFEYNDGKVTRYLASYIPDEAAEEIFGKNGVVEKGDGVVYVYENNNLSRVTYSDRVYQFAYEGGLLTRTEYYIKENMYNYREHFYSAEGLRTRTEIYNLYKELEFTIDYDYEFYEDQ; encoded by the coding sequence AAGCGGGGCTAGTGCCATCCTCTACTTTGGTTTTTTGATCTTGTCGAAGAACACTTCTGTAAAGTTCAGGAGGCTCTATCTGCTAAGCTGCCTGTTGATGTCAGCAGCCATCCCATTTTCCGGTCTCCACTTATCGTCTCCTTTAACGGTGTCTTTTCACGAGGAGCCCAGGGCCTCATCGTTTATTGCCACATCGTCGCCGGTTACCTCTCCGGTGAGCACCGCCTCAATGGACGAAGCAACTGAAATAGCTACGGCGGCGCTTCCTGTGGAACAGGTAAGCAGCGTAGAAACAGGAGATATCCTCTTGTTTGTTTATTTAATTGGCGTGATATTTTTCCTCGTAAGAATCGGCATAAGTATGTACGGCGTTTACCGGCTAATGAAATCAGCGGAAAAGGTTGATGGTGAGTTTTCTTCTTTTTTTATTGTTGACAAGGAGGCCTTTACCGGTGCTTCATTTTTTCAACTTATTTTCATTGGCAAAAGCCTGCTTAATACCTCAAAGGAATCGATTATTTATAGGCATGAGCAAGTGCATGCCACAAGGTGGCACAGTCTCGATCTTCTGCTTTCCGAAGTCTACACAGCAGTGTTTTGGCTTAACCCGATAGGCTGGCTAATAAAAAGCCAAATCCGACTCAATACAGAATATGAAGCGGATGAGGCCATGATGAGCCATGTCGACAGGAAGGCATATTCTCACATGCTCATCGACTTGTCGAGTACGCTCTACTATGAAAGGGTGAGCAATTTCTTTAGTGCCAAAAGTGTAAAAAGAAGGATCGAAAGCCTGCATACATTCAGGGAGCACAAGTTCTATCGTGGTTTGGTCTGGACCAGCTTGTTTTATGCGCTGGCTTTCTTGCTGATCGCCTGTGTGGAGCCATGGGAGGGCAGCAGGAGTGCTGATCCCGTGAAAGCGATGGAGAACATTAAAACCGTCACCACTCGCTTCACCAGCCACCAGAGTGATACCCAGGACAAAGACGACCGGGTGATAGCCGTTGCCTACTATCACCCCGACGGCACCATCGACAGGGTAGACCAGCACATGACTTATCCATACAATTACAAAAACCCATTCCGTCGGGAGTTTTGGACAGAGCCTGATCCTATTAATGTGCCTTTGGTCATGGATGGATTGGAGTTGGGTAATGCTGAAAACAATATTTTGTATGGAAACGACTGGCCTGTTAAGTATTGGGACTATGTGAAAAATGGCCACCCTAAGATGAAGACACACTCTGAGATATTTACTTATAATGTGTCTGTGGAGAGAGGGCAGTTTGATCTGCCTGTTAAAATTTTTACCACGGAGACTGGCCTCAATGAAGATGCGATAGCCAATAGACACGTTTTCTATAATAACAAGGAAGCGCCGCTTAGACTCTTTAAAGGGTATGAGGAGGAATTTGAATATAATGATGGCAAGGTTACCAGGTATTTGGCTTCTTATATTCCTGATGAGGCAGCTGAAGAGATTTTCGGAAAGAATGGGGTAGTTGAAAAAGGTGATGGAGTCGTGTATGTCTATGAGAACAACAATCTTTCTCGGGTAACTTACTCCGACAGAGTTTATCAGTTCGCCTACGAAGGTGGTTTACTCACACGAACAGAGTACTACATTAAGGAGAATATGTACAATTACAGGGAGCATTTTTATAGTGCAGAAGGACTTAGAACCAGAACTGAAATTTATAATCTTTACAAGGAGCTGGAGTTTACGATCGATTATGATTACGAGTTTTATGAAGATCAGTAA